The Virgibacillus sp. MSP4-1 genome has a segment encoding these proteins:
- a CDS encoding peptidoglycan DD-metalloendopeptidase family protein yields the protein MKYKKKRWMHFNGKVIFLVCMALLLSVSTVHAETDSFPKIYHVYVSGEHLGSVGDKEIVESFLKEQVEQAEKNYDENLNLAVNEEITYISEFAFQPSFNNKKVLNNLKNKITFNVKAQKLIVGEEVIGYFKTKEMVKKLLKEFQSKYLTEDQLKRAKENHLLNIELENKQDKKTESNNDKQKENPDKQQAPLSAGESKMLDLSLTEEIHIEEDTANPDELLTIEQGLKLLEQDKSSEKVHVIEKGEFLRSVANDYDLSINEILDLNPELEEDEILQIGQEIKVENQEPIVQVVTVEEKMEHKDIDYDTEYEETSTLYAGDRKVKQQGEKGKKEIQYKVVKRNGKVTKKIKLNEEILKEPVEKIVLKGTKTSTSNQSASGPARKGSGQFQWPAAGGIITSYMGPRGGGYHSGIDISGVSNRTLYAADGGVVTTAGYQSNGYGNRVVINHGNGYKTTYNHLASIRVSSGQSVKKGQAIGVMGNTGYSTGVHLHFEILKNGSYVNPMSFY from the coding sequence ATGAAATATAAAAAGAAGCGATGGATGCATTTTAATGGCAAGGTGATTTTCCTTGTTTGTATGGCTCTGCTGTTATCCGTAAGCACAGTACATGCAGAGACAGATTCTTTCCCAAAGATTTATCACGTATATGTCTCAGGTGAACATCTTGGTTCGGTAGGAGATAAAGAAATCGTGGAATCCTTTTTAAAGGAACAGGTCGAACAGGCAGAGAAGAATTACGATGAAAATCTGAATCTTGCTGTGAATGAAGAGATTACATACATATCGGAATTTGCCTTTCAGCCTTCTTTTAATAATAAGAAGGTACTTAACAATCTGAAGAATAAAATCACCTTTAATGTGAAGGCCCAAAAGCTGATCGTAGGTGAGGAAGTAATTGGCTACTTTAAAACGAAAGAAATGGTAAAGAAGCTGTTGAAGGAATTTCAATCTAAATATCTCACAGAAGATCAGCTGAAGCGGGCCAAGGAAAACCATTTGCTGAACATAGAGTTGGAAAACAAACAAGATAAAAAGACAGAGTCCAATAATGACAAGCAGAAAGAGAATCCTGACAAACAGCAGGCCCCCCTTTCTGCGGGAGAGTCCAAAATGCTGGATTTGTCTTTAACAGAGGAAATTCATATTGAGGAAGATACGGCCAATCCCGACGAATTATTAACGATTGAACAGGGGTTGAAGCTGTTGGAACAGGATAAGAGCAGCGAAAAAGTTCATGTTATTGAGAAAGGCGAATTTTTAAGAAGCGTTGCGAATGATTACGACTTGTCCATAAATGAAATTCTTGATTTGAATCCTGAATTAGAAGAGGACGAGATTCTGCAAATTGGACAGGAGATAAAGGTTGAAAACCAGGAGCCTATTGTACAGGTTGTAACCGTAGAAGAAAAGATGGAACATAAAGACATTGATTATGATACAGAATATGAGGAAACCTCCACCTTATATGCAGGTGACAGGAAGGTAAAGCAACAGGGTGAAAAAGGGAAAAAAGAAATTCAATATAAAGTTGTAAAACGAAACGGGAAAGTGACGAAGAAAATAAAACTTAATGAAGAAATTTTAAAAGAGCCTGTAGAAAAGATTGTTTTAAAAGGAACAAAGACTTCTACATCAAATCAATCAGCATCGGGCCCCGCTCGTAAAGGATCAGGTCAGTTTCAATGGCCTGCTGCAGGTGGAATTATTACCAGTTATATGGGGCCTCGAGGCGGTGGCTACCATAGTGGTATAGACATTTCCGGTGTAAGCAACCGTACCCTTTATGCTGCAGATGGCGGAGTTGTGACCACAGCAGGCTATCAGAGTAATGGCTACGGAAATCGGGTTGTCATTAACCATGGAAATGGGTACAAAACCACTTACAATCATTTAGCATCCATCCGGGTCAGCAGTGGTCAGTCCGTTAAGAAAGGGCAGGCTATCGGGGTCATGGGAAATACAGGTTACTCAACAGGTGTTCACTTACATTTTGAAATTCTGAAAAATGGTTCCTATGTAAATCCGATGTCATTTTATTAA
- a CDS encoding adenylosuccinate synthase — protein sequence MTTAVVVGTQWGDEGKGKITDFLSKQAEFVARYQGGNNAGHTIVFNGDTYKLHLIPSGIFYEDKTCVMGNGLVINPKALIEEMNYLKQRSVSLDQLRISNRAQVILPYHIKLDELQEQSKGDNKIGTTKKGIGPAYSDKIARTGIRVADLLDKDIFWSKLQANVEEKNLLFEKIYDAEPVNAEEIFEEYFAYGQEIAPYVCDTSVILNDAADGGKDILFEGAQGVMLDIDQGTYPFVTSSNPSAGGVTVGAGIGPSKIDRVMGVSKAYTTRVGDGPFPTELHDKVGNQIRETGREYGTTTGRPRRVGWFDTVVVRHAKRVSGITDLSLNSLDVLTGLDTVKICTAYEYQGKHMDEYPASLSVLSECSPVYEELPGWKEDITGVRSFDDLPVNTQNYMKRISELTGIPIAIFSVGPDRAQTIVQKDIYSE from the coding sequence ATGACAACAGCGGTAGTCGTAGGAACCCAATGGGGAGATGAAGGAAAAGGGAAGATTACAGATTTTTTATCAAAGCAGGCTGAGTTCGTTGCCCGCTATCAGGGAGGAAACAATGCCGGCCATACCATCGTATTTAATGGAGATACATATAAACTGCATTTAATTCCGTCCGGGATCTTTTATGAGGATAAGACCTGTGTAATGGGGAATGGCCTGGTGATTAATCCAAAAGCACTGATTGAGGAAATGAACTATTTAAAGCAACGCTCCGTTTCCCTGGACCAATTACGGATCAGCAATCGGGCACAGGTTATTTTACCTTATCATATCAAGCTGGATGAGCTTCAGGAGCAGAGCAAAGGCGATAATAAAATCGGCACTACAAAAAAAGGAATTGGTCCGGCCTATTCAGATAAAATCGCACGTACTGGAATTCGTGTGGCTGATTTATTAGACAAAGACATTTTCTGGTCTAAGCTACAGGCCAATGTGGAAGAAAAAAATCTTCTGTTTGAAAAAATTTATGATGCAGAGCCGGTTAATGCTGAGGAAATTTTTGAAGAGTATTTTGCCTATGGGCAGGAGATTGCTCCATATGTATGCGATACTTCCGTCATTTTAAATGACGCAGCAGATGGAGGAAAGGATATTTTATTTGAAGGTGCACAAGGTGTGATGCTCGACATTGATCAGGGTACATATCCATTCGTGACCTCATCGAACCCTTCTGCAGGGGGCGTAACGGTTGGAGCCGGGATTGGCCCTTCTAAGATAGATCGTGTGATGGGCGTTTCTAAAGCTTACACAACCCGCGTAGGTGATGGCCCGTTCCCTACAGAGCTTCATGATAAAGTGGGGAATCAGATCAGAGAAACAGGACGGGAGTATGGAACAACCACAGGCCGTCCAAGAAGGGTAGGCTGGTTTGATACCGTGGTGGTTCGCCATGCAAAAAGAGTAAGCGGAATTACCGATCTATCCTTAAATTCATTAGATGTTCTGACTGGTTTGGACACGGTCAAAATATGTACAGCCTATGAATATCAGGGCAAACACATGGATGAATATCCTGCCAGCTTGAGTGTACTATCTGAGTGCAGCCCCGTATACGAGGAACTGCCAGGCTGGAAGGAAGACATCACAGGTGTTCGTTCTTTTGATGATTTACCTGTTAACACTCAAAATTACATGAAGAGAATTTCCGAATTGACGGGAATTCCTATTGCCATCTTTTCCGTAGGTCCTGATCGTGCACAGACCATCGTTCAGAAAGATATCTACAGTGAATAG